The sequence GGACCGTTACGTTGTTTAGCAATGATGATTTCGATAATATTTTGTTTTTCCGATTCTTGGTCATAGTAGTCATCACGGTACAAGAAGCCTACGATATCGGCGTCTTGCTCAATACTTCCCGATTCACGTAAATCGGACATCATCGGTCGTTTGTCCTGACGGGATTCTACCCCACGTGACAACTGAGATAGAGCGATTAGTGGCACGTTCAGCTCTCTTGCCAGTCCTTTTAAGGAACGAGAAATTTCCGATACCTCTTGCTGACGGTTTTCTTTCGAATTGGCACTACCCTGAATCAATTGCAGATAATCAATTAGAATCATGCCTAGACCGTGCTCCTGCTTCAGCCTTCTGCATTTCGAACGAATTTCACTTACACGGATCCCTGGGGTATCATCAATAAAGATTCCGGCATTGGACAAGCTTCCCATTGCCATCGATAAGCGACCCCAGTCCTCTTCTTCCAGTGCACCTGTTCTTAAGCGCTGGGCATCAATATTACCTTCCGCACAAATCATACGCGAAACCAGCTGATCGGCCCCCATCTCCAAGCTGAAGATCGCTACATTCTCCTGGGTTTTGATCGCTACATTCTGTGCAATGTTTAGCGCGAAGGCGGTCTTCCCCACAGATGGACGGGCTGCAACGATAACAAGGTCGTTACGCTGAAAACCTGAGGTAATCCGGTCCAAATCGCGGAAGCCGGAAGCAATACCGGTTACTTCTCCTTTGTTTTTGTGCAACTGATCAATGTTATCGTACACGTCAATTAACACATCTTTAATGTTCTTAAATGATGATGCATTTTTTCGATTGGAGACTTCCAGAATACGTTTCTCTGATTCATTTAATACCTCATCGACACTGTCTTCCTTGGAATACGTGTCAGTTACGATATCTGTTGCTGTCCGTATCAACCGGCGAAGAAGGGATTTCTCCTCGACAATACGGCAATAATAACCAATGTTAGCAGCTGTCGGAACAGCATTGGCTAAATCACTTAAATACGACACACCGCCAACATCATCTAATTGCTGGTTATTAGCCAGTAGCGTTGTCGCTGTGACGATATCAATTGGTTCCCCTTTATCCGCCAATTGCATCATTGCGCGAAAAATCAATTGATGACTGGCACGATAAAAGTCCTCTGGCATCAATACTTCTGACGCACTCGAGATCGCATCAGGATCAAGAAATATCGCACCAATGACGGCTTGTTCTGCCTCTATATTATGTGGTGGTGTACGACCTTGTATCATTTCCGACATCTTATCCGGCACTCCTTCTTGCTTTTCCAGCAAACGTTACAGCTAGACGATCGGTGATTGTCGAGCCGTAGTTGTACTTATTTCTCATACTTGGTATACGCTATATTTTAGCTGCTTCTTTCCTGACATATTCGAAAAAAAAGGGAAGCCATTAACTTCCCTCATCCTTATGCTTCTTCTACATGAACGCGAATAGTACCTGTTACTTCAGGATGAATTTTCACTGGTACATTAGTATAACCTAATGCGCGAATTGGTTGATCTAACTCAATTTTACGTTTGTCCATTTTGATACTGTAATCTTTCTTTAATTGTTCTGCGATTTGTTTACTTGTAATGGAGCCAAATAAGCGACCACCATCTCCTGATTTCGCTGTTAATTTCACTTCGATGCTTGCCAGCTTTTCTTTCAATTGTTTGGCTTCATCTACTTCTTCTTGTTCTAGCTGTTTCTCTTTCTTCTTCTGTGCATCTAACGCCTTCATATTTCCTTGGTTGGCTTCCACTGCTAAGTTATTTTTCAACAGATAGTTTCTCGCGTAACCATCTGATACGTTTTTTACTTCGCCTTTTTTACCTTTTCCTTTTACGTCTTCTGTTAAAATAACTTTCATTCCGAATCTCCTCCTTCATAGTACTCATCAATAATATCTTTCAGCCATTCGTAAGCATCAATCACTGCTAAATCATCGAGCTGTGTCGCGGCATTCGTTAAGTGACCACCGCCATTCATTTTTTCCATGATGATCTGTACATTAACTTTGCCAAGGGATCGGGCACTAATGCCGATTCGTCCATCTTCACGTTCGGAAATCACGAAGGACGCCTCAATCCCGGTCATCGTTAACAACGTATCCGCCGCTTGTGCTATCACAACCGGACCATAGGGTTCCCTTGAATTCCCAACTGATATGGCAATATTCTCACGATAAATCTTCGTATTTTCAATTAATCTGCTTCGTTTCACATATATATCCAAGTCTTCTTTTAAGAATTTCTGAACAAGTACGGTATCCGCACCTTTGGACCGTAAATAGGAGGCGGCATCAAAGGTTCGTGAGCCCGTACGTAACGTAAAGCTTTTCGTATCGACAATAATACCTGCCAATAATGCAGTTGATTCTAACATATTTAAGGTTAACTGGCTAGGCTGGTATTCTAAGAGTTCTGTCACTAATTCCGCCGTAGACGAGGCATAAGGCTCCATATAGACTAATGTCGGATGATCAACGAACTCTTCACCACGACGGTGATGATCAATTACTACTACATGATCGGTTTTATTAATCAGTTTCACTTCTTGGACCAGCGACGGTTTATGCGTGTCTACGATCACTAATAACGTATCTTTGGTTACAATATCCAGGGCAGAATCCGGATCAATAAAGGACGACCACAACTCATCATCTTCCTTGATTTCATCGACGAGACGCTGAACACCTGTATCAATATCCTGTTCATCTAAGACGATAAAACTTTCTACATCGTTCGCCTGTGCAATTTTTAATACACCGATACCGGCACCAATTGCATCCATATCAGGCGATTTATGACCCATGACGAGTACTTGATCACTTTCTTTGACCAATTCCTTCAGAGCATGTGAAATAACACGAGCACGCACTCTAGTCCGTTTTTCCATAGGGTTGGTTTTGCCCCCATAGAATCGTACTTTACCAGAATCATCATCCTTGATAACGACCTGGTCCCCACCTCGACCTAATGCTAAGTCAAGACTGGATTGTGTTAATTCACCTAATTGCGGTAATGTCTCATGGCCAATACCAATTC is a genomic window of Gracilibacillus salinarum containing:
- the dnaB gene encoding replicative DNA helicase, coding for MSEMIQGRTPPHNIEAEQAVIGAIFLDPDAISSASEVLMPEDFYRASHQLIFRAMMQLADKGEPIDIVTATTLLANNQQLDDVGGVSYLSDLANAVPTAANIGYYCRIVEEKSLLRRLIRTATDIVTDTYSKEDSVDEVLNESEKRILEVSNRKNASSFKNIKDVLIDVYDNIDQLHKNKGEVTGIASGFRDLDRITSGFQRNDLVIVAARPSVGKTAFALNIAQNVAIKTQENVAIFSLEMGADQLVSRMICAEGNIDAQRLRTGALEEEDWGRLSMAMGSLSNAGIFIDDTPGIRVSEIRSKCRRLKQEHGLGMILIDYLQLIQGSANSKENRQQEVSEISRSLKGLARELNVPLIALSQLSRGVESRQDKRPMMSDLRESGSIEQDADIVGFLYRDDYYDQESEKQNIIEIIIAKQRNGPVGTVELAFVKEYNKFVDLDHRYQQGDIPPS
- the rplI gene encoding 50S ribosomal protein L9 — protein: MKVILTEDVKGKGKKGEVKNVSDGYARNYLLKNNLAVEANQGNMKALDAQKKKEKQLEQEEVDEAKQLKEKLASIEVKLTAKSGDGGRLFGSITSKQIAEQLKKDYSIKMDKRKIELDQPIRALGYTNVPVKIHPEVTGTIRVHVEEA
- a CDS encoding DHH family phosphoesterase; the protein is MPKFKEKPVKMGRHIIGIYLLSFVLLVFLFYYHWIIGLIMTVFFTLSLYYSIKRERALVNQTEEYISTLSYRVKKVGEEALLEMPIGIMLYNDDYQIEWANPYMSKFTKAYTLVGDNLEVLSGDIISKLKEDKEVFWLSIEDYDFQVYNKKDERLLYVFDRTKQTELHQLYQNEKTVLGIIFLDNYEEITQNMDDTAKSQINSQVTSILNNWCNKHGIYLKRTSSERFLAVMNQQILANLEKSKFEILDDVRELISDKNVPLTLSIGIGIGHETLPQLGELTQSSLDLALGRGGDQVVIKDDDSGKVRFYGGKTNPMEKRTRVRARVISHALKELVKESDQVLVMGHKSPDMDAIGAGIGVLKIAQANDVESFIVLDEQDIDTGVQRLVDEIKEDDELWSSFIDPDSALDIVTKDTLLVIVDTHKPSLVQEVKLINKTDHVVVIDHHRRGEEFVDHPTLVYMEPYASSTAELVTELLEYQPSQLTLNMLESTALLAGIIVDTKSFTLRTGSRTFDAASYLRSKGADTVLVQKFLKEDLDIYVKRSRLIENTKIYRENIAISVGNSREPYGPVVIAQAADTLLTMTGIEASFVISEREDGRIGISARSLGKVNVQIIMEKMNGGGHLTNAATQLDDLAVIDAYEWLKDIIDEYYEGGDSE